GCGGCTGCGGCCACCGTCGCAGCCCACCAGCCAGCGCGCCCGCAGCCTGCCGCCGTCCGCCAGCTCGACGCTCACGCCGCCCTCGTCCTGCTCGAAGGACGCCAGCTCGGTCCCGCGCCGCACGTCCGCCCCGAGCTCGATGGCGCGCTCGGCGAGCAGCCGGTCCGTGACCGGTTGCGGGAGGCCGAGCACGTACCCGTGCGCGGTGTCGAGCTCCACGGGATGCGGCGGCACGATGCCGGCGAAGCTGCCGCCCGCCCCGGGGTAGGCGGTCCCCTCGGCGAGGAAGCGCTCCAGGAGGCCCCGCTGGTCGAGGATCTCGATGCTGCGGGGATGCAGCCCGAGCGACCGGACCAGTCTGGTCGGCTCCGCGTCCCGTTCGAGCACGACCACCTCCACGCCGTGCAACCGCAGCTCTGCCGCCAGCATCATGCCGGTCGGGCCGCCGCCGGCGATGACCACGTCGAACTCGTCGGAACCCATGCGTTTCCTCCCGTCGGCGCAGGATCCGCCCACCGAATCCTGCCAGGACCGGCCATTATGCCGGGCTCAGGTGGCCTTGCCGCAAGCGGGGCGCCGACCGGTATCCTGGAGATGCGGGCGGGAGCCGGTCAACCGGGTTGCGGCGCCGCGCTCCGCGACTCCGCCGTCCGCCCGGGCAGGAAGCCCGAGACGACCGCCCCTCCCACCGCCACGACGACGAGCACGACCATCGCGAGCACGTAGCCGCCGGCGCGCTGCCCCGCACCGAAGCCCAGCACCGTCGCGACGATGGCGGTGCCGAAACTCGACCCAAGGTTCGAGACGCTGCGCGAGAGCCCGGAGATCTCGCCCTGCTGCTCCTCCGGGAACGCGGACTGCACCACGTTGACGCTCGGTGTCAGCATCACGCCGACCCCGAGGCCGATGACCAGGAGCCCCGGCACGTACGGCCAGCCGCCCGGCAGCTCGCCGACGAAGAGCAGGAGCACCGTCCCGATCGCCGTCACCACGAATCCGCCCAGGATGAGGGTGCGCTGCGCGACGAGTCGCACCAGCCTCCCCGCCGCCAGCGACGACACGAGGATGCCGATGGTCGCCGCCGTGAAGATGACCCCGGTCTGGATGGCGTCGTACTGCCGCACCACCTGCAGGTGACTGGACACCAGGAACGAGACGCCCATCAGCAGCAGCCACTGGAAGTTCTGCGTGATGAGACCGAGGTCGGAGACGCGATTGGCGAACAGCGACGTCGAGATCAGCGGCTCGCGCCCCTGCCGCTCCAACCTCCGGATCCATGCGATGAACCCGGCGATGATCGCGGCGCCGGCGACGAGCAGGGCGACCGCGAAGAGCGGCGTGCGGTCGATGGCGAGGATTCCGGCGACGAAGACGACGAGGCCTCCGCCCGACAGCAGGGCGCCGACGCCGTCGTAGCTGCGGCCGGGGTCGGCGGGCAGCGGATCCTTGAGCCGCAGCGCGAACACGATGATGACGACGATGACGAGCGCCTGGAACAGGAACGCGGCGCGCCACGAGATGGTGCTGCAGATCCAGCCGCCGATCAGCGGGCCGGTCGCCGCGCCGATCCCGCCCGCCGCGCTGACGAGGCCGAACGCGCGCGCCCGCCCCTGCACGTCCTTCCAGTAGAGCGTGACGAGGATGTACACGGGAGGGATCAGCAGCGCGGTGCCCGCCCCCT
The sequence above is a segment of the Leifsonia williamsii genome. Coding sequences within it:
- a CDS encoding MFS transporter, which produces MAGTGAGTARTAAGWTLLPLALAQFICSFAGSNMNVMLNDMSRDLGTTVSGIQLSITLFLLTMAALMVPFGKLTDLLGRKVCFLLGLGVYGVGAVLSALSPGLGLLILGNSVLEGAGTALLIPPVYILVTLYWKDVQGRARAFGLVSAAGGIGAATGPLIGGWICSTISWRAAFLFQALVIVVIIVFALRLKDPLPADPGRSYDGVGALLSGGGLVVFVAGILAIDRTPLFAVALLVAGAAIIAGFIAWIRRLERQGREPLISTSLFANRVSDLGLITQNFQWLLLMGVSFLVSSHLQVVRQYDAIQTGVIFTAATIGILVSSLAAGRLVRLVAQRTLILGGFVVTAIGTVLLLFVGELPGGWPYVPGLLVIGLGVGVMLTPSVNVVQSAFPEEQQGEISGLSRSVSNLGSSFGTAIVATVLGFGAGQRAGGYVLAMVVLVVVAVGGAVVSGFLPGRTAESRSAAPQPG